In Lycium ferocissimum isolate CSIRO_LF1 chromosome 3, AGI_CSIRO_Lferr_CH_V1, whole genome shotgun sequence, the genomic window AAAAAAGACTTATTTAAATAAGTGTTACATAAATTGATAGAAGGATTACTAAGTTCCCGTTCTTTTTTCGGGGAAAGCTTCCATTTGGACGTGTAACTAAATTTGCACAAACAATCTTCGAATCAAGTGATATTAACGTTTACATCAACTGACAAAGAGCTCACGGCCATGGAAGCTCCACGATATCACGTTATTCTCTCTTTTTCTACACATACATAGCTCCAAATTGACCCAAAAAACAGCAAAAAATGGATCATTACAAAATATTAGGGTTAACACGAAGCGCAACGAAAGAACAAATCAAACAAGCGTTTCGTAAATTAGCAATGGAATTTCACCCAGACAAACACGCACATTCTTCGAATCAATTAAAGGAAAACGCTACACTCAAATTCAAGCAAGTTTCTGAAGCTTACGAGACTCTAATCGATGATCGCAAACGCGCTGATTATAACATCcgttataataatagttaccgcAATTCTGGGAGTAATTACGGCGGTAATAGTGATTATTATTACCGTAATAATAATTATCAGAACAGTTATAATAGgaatagttatggttatggaggTTCAGCTAGCATTGTTACCAAATTTGAGATGGTTTTACGGTACATGACAACAAGGGCGTTTCTCCTTAATGCTGCTCTTGCTGGGTAATCCCCCTTTATTCTTTCCTACTGTTTTTGTGTTCTCTACATccatttttaaatgatggtatTTGATTGACACGGAGTTTTAAGTTTTAGAGTTAATGTTCAAAAACACACTTGAACTTAGGGGCGGAGGTGAGCACCCTTGGTAAAatattacagtgtatatatatggtagattttctgtgtttatgtacctatattaacttttgaataccCTGAACAAATGGAAAAGGTTAGATTAAGTGATCCATGGTGTACAAAATTATCTCTAGCGTCCTAGGTTCGATTCCCGtcgacaacattattttttatatttagcttttgttgtttttttcgaACCCCAtggatgaaaattttggatccgccactgcctgaactattatttttttcgcgagtttcacacTCCAACTATCAGTAGTTCTCTTTTCGTACCTGAACTATCAGTAGTTCTCTTTT contains:
- the LOC132049343 gene encoding chaperone protein dnaJ 72-like; the protein is MDHYKILGLTRSATKEQIKQAFRKLAMEFHPDKHAHSSNQLKENATLKFKQVSEAYETLIDDRKRADYNIRYNNSYRNSGSNYGGNSDYYYRNNNYQNSYNRNSYGYGGSASIVTKFEMVLRYMTTRAFLLNAALAGVLLGATYVVDAGGEALWKMQNSGKSFEEAMESVEKAKAFDDKR